From the genome of Halobacteriovorax marinus SJ:
CTTATGGTTGGCTGGTTCTTCTTATGCTTAATGGGTGTCTTTGTTTTCTCTATCGCCAATATGGCCCACGCTCTGGGGTTGAGTTTAGGAATGTTTGCTGGAATATTCTATGGACAATACGACACGGGAAGGACCGATATGAAAAACTCTCTTCTTTTTACATCTTTGGCAATTCTCTTTAGTGGACTAACACTTGGAGTAGAACTTTTTAAATTATCACAAATTCAGTAGTTTACTAGTCGCTAAGTTACTAAAGTAAAATACTCGGAATACCGAAAAGTTCTCTGAGAGTACCCTTGTTTAATAGGGTCATATTGAGAGAACTACACTTTGAAAAAGAATCTATTCTTTATTCTATTGATTTTTATTTGCGGGCAATTGGCAATTGCTCACGAATTAATTTATGAATCAAAGAGTTCTGACAATCAACATGCGACAGCTGTTTATCACGATAAAGAAAGTGGTAAGATCGTTGTTCAAAAATTCGATTTCTCTAATTCATCAGTGAATGGAGAAAGTTTTAAATTCCCAGAGAGTGTAAACTCATTTGCAAGTGTATTCTATCCCCTTGAGCAATTAAGACCTAATATTAGACAAGAAATGGAAAGCATTGATCTCAATCAATCTAGTCCAGACATTCAAGTAGAGCTAGAGAAGATAACTGGGGCGAGTAGAGAAAATGCAAGAGAAGTGATGCTGGCCCTGAATCAAAAGATCTATAATCAAAGATCGAATGTCGTCTTAAGTACAGGTGAAGGTCTTAAGAAAAGTCTCGCAGTAGTCTCTAGTTCTAATGGTAGACTAACTTTGGCCAAGGGAAGAAACCGTAAAATGACTGTCCCTGAAAATATCTCTTTCCCAAGAGATATCGTGAATAGATTATCTTCTAGGAAGTCGAGAGATCTTGATATTAGTTCACCTGGAAAGCTCTCCAGAGTTCTATCCTCTTTTAATTCTCTTATGCGAGAGTATGAATTTGATAGAAGTGTAAGAGATGATCTTCTTGAGAGATTATCAGCTCATAAGAGAGTTCTAGATTCTAAAATAGCAAAGATGAGTCTTGTAAAATCTATCAATAAAGACGGTGAGAAGTATGATCTCTTTATGAATTTAGAAGATGGCTCTTTCTATCTTCGTCGAACAAAGGGTGATCGAATTGTTGAAGATGATTTCTATCCATTAAATGATGACAAAAACTTAGAAGACTTAAAATCAAAGTTAGAAAGATATGGTCTTTATAATAAGAATGAGTTCGATAATACTTTTAAAGATTTCTACGTACAAAGTTGTGAACAGCTAGAAGGGCTCTATGGAATCCTTCCAGAGTTAGATGAAAATATAAGTAGTATCATGAAGGTTACTGATAGATTGTGGGGAAGCTATCTTGAAAGTGCCGTCTCAAATAAGCCGATTGTCCTCGCCGATGGAAGTATGGTTCTTTCTATTTCCGCGCTGAATGAATCGCATAATGTGAAGGTAAACTATAATAGTGATGGAAGTATAAGTGATCTAAGTTTTGTTAATGAAGCTAAGGCTCAGAGAGGAAACCTAGAGATTGTAGAAGTTATAGAAAACGGAAAGAAGATTTTCAAAATTAAATTAAAGTCAGATGAAGGGGATATAGATCAATTTATATTTGATACTGAAACTGATAGCAGTGGAAAAAGTAAGCTCTCTGTTTATGTGAGAGGTGCTTCTACTGGTGATACTTTATATGATAAGAATGATTATCCTCTTGTGTTGAGTTCAAATAAGGTAATTTCTGTAGGAAATCGAGTACAACTTTCTAAGACACGTGTTAATCCATATCCTTCTAGTATATCTAAAGTAGATGGTGGTGGTGTTAAGTCATTTATCTTTAATAACTTCTTTAGCTTAGAGGATAAGAGAGAAAAATTAGCAGATGAAGTTAGGACTGCTGTTGGTTCACAGATTGATTCAATCAATAAAGATGGTAATGAATATCTAAATCCTAATGAGATAAATAGTATCGTGTTAGATATAGTTCGCGATGTTGAAAAAGATATTCCGGAGTTAGAAGCAGATATTTCTAGGTTAACAGCTAAGACCTATGAACATGCCTATAAGAATTTTGTAAATAATATTGTTCCAAAGATGATTAAGGATTTAGTACCTGGAGAGAGTGATGAGTTCTATTCAGAGATTGCTCAATCTTCTATGGTTGATTTTCATAAATGCTTAGAAGCCGCATCTAGCAGGTCTAATGAAAAAGCTGCTGAAGCATGTATGAATGCCTATATGAAAGAGGCTCCTGTGAAGATAGGAGAGTCTATCTTAATAGATCAAATCAAAAGTAATAATCAAAGTGTTATTTTAGATACGGTTGTAAGTGAATACAATAAATGTATAAAAGAAAATTATGACAACACTTTAGATATGGGTTCTATTAAAGGCTGTATTTATAAGGCGATTTTTACATCGGTGGATAAGGATATTGAAAAGGTTGTTTCTTTCTCACTCAGTGAAATGGAGAGAGACTATAAGAATCAAGGCAAAGATATTACACTTAGAGTAGATTCATCAACTCTTGCCAAGGCGAAAGAAAATCTTAGAAAGTGTTATCAAGATAGTGACTTTATTAGTCCACGTTTCTTCAATGATAATTATAATCAACAGAAATTAAATACTCTTGAAGTAGATGAATTTAAAAATTCTCTATTTAAATGTACCTCAAGAATTGAACAAGTCGTTGGGCGTGAAGTTTCGGGAATTGTTCTCGATAATGAACTCTCTTCAATGGGAATTGAAGGGACTGAAAGAGAGAGTATTAAAGAGAGAACGATTTCAAATGGATACGATAATTGTATTTCCATACAAAGTGCACAGGCCAACCTTAGGGAAGAACGTGGAGAGTTCTATAAAGTTGAGGCAGCAAAATGTACACAGTTAGTTACTCTCACTGCTACTAATGAAGTAATAACAAAGACATTAAAAGAAAAGCTAGGAACTGAGTTATGGGATGATCTGGCAACGAGAGATCAAGCTCCACATTTAAAGTGTTTTGAAGATCTAAAGTCGAAGGCCAGGGACCAACTTATCGAAAGTAATGACTCTATTGATTTTGAGACATCTTCAGCAGATTGCTTAAAAGAGAGTGTCATTTGGGCGTCTTTCTATTTAGGTAAGACAGAGCTAGCTAAAATATTTGAAAGTGATCCCCTCTATAGAAAAGTACAATTGAATGAAGAGAGGAAGAGTTATTATGCATCTTTGATTCAATCTTGTTTTAAGGAAAAACTTAAGGAGTACTCAGAGATTAATAAGATTTCATCTTCTTTAGATAAGATCCAAGATCAGTGTAGTGTTGAGTTGATAATGAGTGAGAGTGCAAAAGATGATATTCTCTCTCCAATCGTTACGGGAATGCTCGAAGATAGTGGAGTTGACGCTAAAATTATCGCTGATACTAAAGATACAATTGTTAGTAAAATGAGCGCTAATGTTGCCAATGCCCTGAAAGGGAAGAGCTTATCTTTAGAAGAAGTGATAACTGAGTTTAAGAAAATTCAAGGTGAAGCAACTTATCTTGTTGCTGATAGAACTGTTGATCAATATGTAAGAGATATGATCGATCCTGAGCGAGCTGATGCCGTTTCTGCGTCTCTACGAGAAAAAGTCTTTAATGGAGAATATGACTTTAGAAGTAAAATACTTTCAGCAAATGGAAGTGATGAATTAAATAGAACTGTCGATGAGATGACTGAAATCGTTGCAATTAACTTAACCGAAGAGGCATCTCGCTCAGAGGGAATGAAGCTCTTAGAGAAGGGAATTCTTAAAAATGAAAACGATGTAGAAAAACTAGCGCGCGGTGGTCGTAGTTCTATGGAGCAGTGTCTGAGAGAGAGACCTGCTAATGCAGTACTTAAAGAATATTTAGATAGCTGTGTATTAAAAGTAAAAACGGAAGTAACGTACGATGTTTTTGATGATCAGCTTAAGTCTATCCTCTTTGAAGGTGATTTTGCTGGCTCATTTAGCGCCAGTGAAAAGCAAGAGCTATATAGTAAGTTCATCAATGAGGACTTAAAGTCAGATATATCTAAGGCCTATGCTGACGATGGGCTAAATGAATTTCAAAATAAATTCACACTAAGAGCGACTTCAGCTATTGGTGAAAGAGTTATTAAAAAGTCTGTTCTAGATATCTATATGGGGAAATTAACTCCCAATGATGCCAATTATCAAGCAACACTCTCACAAGGAGAAGTTGTTGCTAGCGTGGCCAATACTGAACTTCAAAATTGTCTTTCAAGTCAAGATGGCAAAGAAATTATAGATACTGATAGCTGCATTGATAGGGCAAGACTTAAAGCAACAGAGTTAGTTTTTAAAGATAAGATAACACCATTTGTTTCACTACTGAGTAGTAACAAGAATGTTCAAAATCAATTTGTAGACTCTCAGATATCTACATTTAAAAAATGTACGCAAGATTCCAAGTCTGCAGCTAAAGAATATACTGATGCTGTTAATAGCTGCTTATTAGAAAGTATTTTCAATATGGTCCAGGATCTTGTCGTGGATGCTAGTAAATCTACGGATTTCTTAGCAGACCTCTCTGAAAGAGACTTAGGGGCCCTAAAGGGTTGTATTGAAGATAGCAAGAGAGAGTTGGTAAAGTCTAATCGGGACTTCCAAGGAAAAGAAGCTCTTAGAAGTGAGCTTTATTCCAAAATTGAGAAAGGTGAAGAGTTCTGGCTACACTACTTTAATGAGTCTCCAAGTGAGGACTCTCAAAAGAAAGTTGATTGGGCGATTGCTCTAGTTCAAGAGTGCGGTATTAGTTCAGCTGTTCCAAGCGTACTTCGAAGCTTAAGAATGTCTTCTCGAATTAAAGAGAATTTAGATATGAATCGCTCGCAAGAGCTCTATACTATCAATGCAATTTCTTCCCTAGAAAATTTTGCAAAAGAGAGCTTTGAAGATGGTAATTGGCTAACTTTAGAAAGCGTCGAAGAAAGCGGTGAAGGTCGTGGTGAAGATAGCTCAAGTGGAGAATTAGAGCTAAAGACGATTGACGAATATATGCGCGAGTATATGCCAATGGTTGGCGAGTACTTAAAGAAATTGCATGACTATGACTCTGCTGGATCTAAGGAACTGCTAGATAAGTTCTTACAAGAAGTTAGATCTGAGATAAAAAATAAGAAGAAACTTTCTTTGGAAGATTTGAAAGCTCTACTCATGAAGTCTGATCTCATGGATTTAATTATTGAATCTGAAGTCGCTAATTTTGTTATGAAAGAAGCGAGAGCTCCTCTTGCAGAACAAGGTGTAGGTGAGCAAACAATACTTCAACTTGGATCAAAGGAAGTTATAGGTAAGCTCTTTGATTCGACAAGAGGAAGGAAAATCATTTCGCAGATTAAGTCTGATTTTATTTCTCCTATGTTACAAGGTGAAGGTGGAAAGGAAATTCCTGAGAGCATTGTCACTGATGTCAAAAAGCTTCTCGTGAGTGATACTAAGAATGGTGGGTTTGTAGAAACATTGGCCGGGGCCATTGTACAAAATAAACTAGAAGAGAAGAGGCCTAAGAATTTCGCCACTTCTGGTATTGCATCTGTCCTAGGTTACGACTCCGCAGATTTTAAGTGGAGTAATCTAAGATCGCGAAGGGCCTCTGGAGTTAGCGATTCAGAGCAACCTGTTCAACAGGCAATGGAATACTTTGGAGATCAAATTTTACTACCGATGTTAATGAAGGAAGATCTAGGCTCTAGAGTTGAAAAAGGAATCTTTAGCAATACTAAGATTGATATAATGCAAGAGAGACAAGATAAATTCTCTGAAATGGTTGAAGAGATAATGGATTTGTAAAGGCCCTCAAATGATGGGCCTTTCGTTACATTCTCTCCGGAGCTTCAATACCGAGAAGAGATAGACCTTGCTTCATAACAAGACTTACTGACTTAGAAAGCTTAAGTCTTGCGTTCTTAAGAGTCTCAGTTTCTGCCTTCGCAATAGGGCACTCAGCATAGAACGTATTATAGAGCTTACCTAATTCGAAGAGGTATGAGCATAGTGCCGTGGCAGAGTTCTTCTCATGGCACTGAATAACAATATCATTAAAAGCTGAAATCTTAATCAGAAGTGCTAGCTCACTATCTTTTTCTAATTTTGAGAAATCTGCTTCTAGGTCACTAGAGTATCCAAGCTTCGTACAAAGTGAGTTTATTCGGGCATAGACGTATTGAAGATAAGGTCCAGTTTCACCATCTAGCTTTAACCATTCCTTCATATCAAAAACAATTTTTCTATTATTATCAAAACGAGTCATTCCGTAATTGATCGCCCCTCTGGCTATGATAGAAGATGTTTTTGCAATTTCTTCTTTATCCCATTCATCTTGATACTTACTCAAGTATTCATTGGCGATATGAGATTCCATTTGGTTAATTAAATCTTTTAGAGGGACAATATTACCCTTACGAGAACTCATGGCCCCATCTGGTAATTCAACAAAGTTGTACTGTAGGTGATGGCAATTCTTTGCTTGTTCAAAACCTATATGTTCGAGGACTTTAAAAACTTGTTTAAAGTGAAAGGCCTGACGAGTGTCTACAATGTAAATATTATTTTCAACACCAAATTCTTCAAACTTCTTAACTGCAAGAGCAACGTCTTTAGTAGCATAGAGGCCAGTCCCATCAGACTTAATAAGAATACAAAAACCTAATTTGTCTTCTTCTAAATTCATACCAATGGCGCCGTCATCTTTGACTAATTTTCCTTCTTCATAAAGCTTTTTCGCTAACTCTAGAGATGGGCTATCTACTTCTGACTCAAAGAACCAGCGATCGAATTCAACGTCGGCCCACTTATAAGCCTCTTTCATCATCTCAAGTGACCAACCACGTGTCTCCTTCCAAAGATCGAAGTATTCTCCACTTTCATTTTCAAGCTCTTTTAAAATGGCCGTCAATTGCTCACGGTTCTTGGCCTCTTTCTCTGTACCCAGCTCATCTTCAAGAAGAAGATTTGCCTTAGTATAAATACTTCCTAGCCAAGGACCTTTATCTGTTTCAGGGATAGATTCTTTATTGTGATACTTTAGATACCAAAGGCATTTGGCAACATGTGTCCCACTATCTCCCGGATAAGTTACTGCTACAACTTCTTGATCTGCATACTTCTTAATTCTCACGAGAGCATTACCGAGACACAAGTTTCTCATATGCCCGACGTGTAATTCTTTGTGGGTATTTGGCTGTGAGTATTCAATCATTGTCTTTGGGCGTTCACTGACTAATTCCTTAGTAAAGAATTCCCCAGATAGAACTTCGTTAGTCAACTCACTACCTGTCTGAGCAGGGTTAATGAAGAAGTTTAGGTAAGGTCCAACATTCTTGGCCTCTTGGATAATACCTTGTGATTGAATAGATTTTGCTAATGTTTCAGCTATGAGATTAGGAGCCGATTTGGTTGCCTTTGCCAGTGGAAAACATGGAAAAGCAAAGTGACCCATTTTCATATTAGGTGCTATTGAGATCAGTGAGTTTATTTGCTCACTTGAGATTTCGGCACCTTGATAATTGGCACCAATAGATTGTTCAATAGCTTCAGTTAATTGTTTTAGGATCTTATTGTGTAAAATGGTCATAATCGGCTCTAGTCTTTTATTTAATTACTTATGTTATACTTAATGAAATTCTTTAAAAATGCAAAGGTTATAATGAAGAATATCGTAGGCTTTTTACTCATATTTTTAATTTCATTTAGCTCTCATTCTCAGACGGCACAAAAGGCTCAGGAGATGCTAAATAAAGAGGAGAGAGATGCGACTTTAAGAAGGAGATTAGAGCCAAGAATAAGTGATAAGTACTATCTTGGACGTTTTCTCATTTACGACTGTGAAGGTCGACACTTTGCCTGTGTGAATTATCCAAGTTTCTTTAACTGCCAAGAGAGAAGAGAAAACGATAAGGAAAATAAGGAAGTTTACTTCTCATGCGCACCTTTAAAGCAATATGAGACGCTGAAAGATTGTACGCAAGCCTACTTGAACTACATCTACCGCAGAACCAATAAATCCTTTTGTATTAATAAAATCTTTTAAGAAATTGTCTTAAACATGAGAAAGTGAGGTCCAATAGATGGAACGTCAAACTCTTCTCCCACTTTCTCAAAGCCGACTTTCTGATAGAAGCCTTGTGCACTTGAGCGAGCGTTACACCAGAGCAATTGGCAGAAGTTTTGTTTAATAATTGGAAATGCTGTTTTTAAGAGGGAAGAACTCAGGCCTTGTCCTCTATGGTCTGGAAGTGTGGCCATTCCTCTAAGTCTATACTGATATTCTTCTTCAAGTTTTGGATTTTTTTCAAAGTAAAATGATGCAACACTGACAAGTTGAGAGTCAATAAAGGCTCCCAAGTGGAATGTTTGCTCATCTTCGTCATGCTCAAAGTAGCAATCTTCGATTGGTCTACCAGGTCTTAGAACCAAGTTTCTAA
Proteins encoded in this window:
- the argS gene encoding arginine--tRNA ligase, whose protein sequence is MTILHNKILKQLTEAIEQSIGANYQGAEISSEQINSLISIAPNMKMGHFAFPCFPLAKATKSAPNLIAETLAKSIQSQGIIQEAKNVGPYLNFFINPAQTGSELTNEVLSGEFFTKELVSERPKTMIEYSQPNTHKELHVGHMRNLCLGNALVRIKKYADQEVVAVTYPGDSGTHVAKCLWYLKYHNKESIPETDKGPWLGSIYTKANLLLEDELGTEKEAKNREQLTAILKELENESGEYFDLWKETRGWSLEMMKEAYKWADVEFDRWFFESEVDSPSLELAKKLYEEGKLVKDDGAIGMNLEEDKLGFCILIKSDGTGLYATKDVALAVKKFEEFGVENNIYIVDTRQAFHFKQVFKVLEHIGFEQAKNCHHLQYNFVELPDGAMSSRKGNIVPLKDLINQMESHIANEYLSKYQDEWDKEEIAKTSSIIARGAINYGMTRFDNNRKIVFDMKEWLKLDGETGPYLQYVYARINSLCTKLGYSSDLEADFSKLEKDSELALLIKISAFNDIVIQCHEKNSATALCSYLFELGKLYNTFYAECPIAKAETETLKNARLKLSKSVSLVMKQGLSLLGIEAPERM
- a CDS encoding GNAT family N-acetyltransferase; this encodes MKVLRINAADTYHIRNLVLRPGRPIEDCYFEHDEDEQTFHLGAFIDSQLVSVASFYFEKNPKLEEEYQYRLRGMATLPDHRGQGLSSSLLKTAFPIIKQNFCQLLWCNARSSAQGFYQKVGFEKVGEEFDVPSIGPHFLMFKTIS